Proteins encoded within one genomic window of Candidatus Brevundimonas colombiensis:
- a CDS encoding response regulator gives MTKTVLTIDDSRTMRDMLLMALEDAGYTVIQAVDGVDGLETLAARGADVVITDINMPRMDGFGVIEGVRADPNHRATPVLVLTTESDTEKKARARAAGATGWIVKPFDPAKLVDAVRRVAA, from the coding sequence GTGACCAAGACCGTTCTGACCATCGACGATTCTCGCACCATGCGCGACATGCTGCTGATGGCGCTGGAGGATGCGGGCTATACCGTGATCCAGGCCGTGGACGGCGTGGACGGTCTGGAAACCCTGGCCGCACGGGGCGCCGACGTCGTCATCACCGACATCAACATGCCGCGCATGGACGGGTTCGGCGTGATCGAGGGCGTGCGCGCCGATCCGAACCACCGGGCCACGCCGGTTCTGGTCCTGACCACCGAAAGCGATACGGAGAAGAAGGCGCGCGCCCGCGCCGCCGGCGCCACAGGCTGGATCGTCAAACCCTTCGACCCTGCAAAGCTGGTCGACGCCGTTCGCCGCGTCGCGGCCTGA
- a CDS encoding STAS domain-containing protein, whose amino-acid sequence MPDALILPDILDLKAAAPLKAELLARRGRDLVLDASDVQRLGGLCLQVLLSAARTWDVDGVNLRLGSVSQAWSEQWAAFGAPDLLNEGAQA is encoded by the coding sequence ATGCCTGACGCCCTGATTTTGCCCGACATCCTGGACCTGAAGGCGGCCGCGCCGCTGAAGGCCGAGCTTCTGGCGCGCCGTGGCCGGGATTTGGTGCTGGACGCGTCCGACGTCCAGCGTCTGGGGGGGCTGTGCCTTCAGGTCCTGTTGTCCGCCGCGCGCACCTGGGATGTCGACGGCGTCAACCTAAGGTTAGGTTCTGTGTCGCAAGCTTGGAGCGAACAATGGGCCGCGTTCGGCGCGCCCGATCTGCTCAACGAGGGGGCCCAGGCGTGA